From the genome of Impatiens glandulifera chromosome 9, dImpGla2.1, whole genome shotgun sequence, one region includes:
- the LOC124914447 gene encoding DDB1- and CUL4-associated factor 8 has protein sequence MKRKRPGASFDKVDLWKRESGELSPINFFRRVRASEDLILKLDKFRTLKKHRGCVNTISFNENGNILVSGSDDRKVILWDWETGKVNLSFHSGHLNNVFQAKFMPYSDDRSIVTCAADGQVRHSLIQEGGSVGINLLGKHRGQAHKLAIEPGSPNTFYTCGEDGLVLHFDLRTGYDTKLFTCKERSRGGRIRTVSLNSIAIDPRNPSLFAVAGSDEYARLYDIRQYKWDGSSDFGQPINYFSSNHSSDEKSITGLAFSEESELLVSYNNDFIYLFKRDMGWGARPPLISLAEEKIEADLMPQSYKGHTNTDTVKGVSFLGPRCEYVASGSDCGRIFIWRKKGGELIRVIEADRLVVNCVESHPHTNVIASSGIESDIKIWTPSAIEKAVLPTTLEKVIQPFRFHFFPYDMDFGEERDDHVDHNVDGHFDDDEDDDDDDDEDDDDDNEEDDDDDEEDDNDEDDDDDNDEDDDGDDDGGKIVHLR, from the exons ATGAAGAGAAAGAGGCCGGGAGCGAGTTTCGATAAGGTCGACCTATGGAAAAGAGAGTCCGGCGAACTCTCTCCAATTAACTTTTTCCGCCGTGTTCGAGCATCAGAG GATCTGATACTGAAACTAGATAAATTCAGGACGCTGAAAAAACACAGAGGCTGCGTTAATACGATTAGCTTCAATGAAAATGGTAACATTCTTGTGTCAGGATCTGATGACAGGAAAGTTATACTTTGGGATTGGGAAACAGGGAAAGTGAATCTTTCTTTCCATTCTGGGCATTTGAACAATGTATTTCAAGCTAAATTTATGCCTTACAGTGATGACCGCAGTATTGTTACCTGTGCTGCTGATGGACAG GTAAGACATTCTCTGATTCAAGAAGGTGGGTCGGTAGGGATTAATTTGCTGGGAAAACATCGTGGCCAAGCTCATAAGTTGGCTATTGAGCCTGGAAGCCCTAATACATTTTATACATGTGGTGAGGATGGACTTGTCCTACAT TTTGACCTGAGAACTGGATATGACACTAAGTTATTTACCTGCAAAGAACGTAGCAGAGGTGGTCGCATCCGAACTGTTTCTCTGAATTCGATAGCAATAGATCCAAGGAATCCTAGTTTGTTTGCTGTTGCAGGCTCAGATGAGTATGCTAGATTGTATGATATTCGCCAGTATAAGTGGGATGGATCATCAGATTTTGGTCAGCcaattaactacttttcttctAATCATTCAAGTGATGAAAAGTCAATAACAGGGTTGGCTTTTTCTGAGGAAAGTGAGCTTCTTGTTTCTTATAACAAcgatttcatttatttattcaagAGAGATATGGGATGGGGGGCAAGGCCTCCTCTGATATCTTTGGCTGAGGAGAAAATTGAGGCCGATCTTATGCCACAATCCTACAAGGGTCATACAAACACTGATACAGTGAAGGGTGTAAGTTTCTTAGGTCCTAGATGTGAATATGTAGCTAGTGGTTCAGATTGTGGTCGGATTTTTATATGGAGAAAGAAGGGCGGGGAACTTATTCGTGTGATTGAAGCAGACAGGCTTGTGGTTAATTGTGTGGAGTCTCATCCTCATACAAATGTTATTGCTAGTAGTGGCATCGAAAGTGACATTAAAATATGGACTCCAAGTGCCATTGAGAAAGCTGTTCTTCCCACTACACTTGAAAAG GTTATTCAGccatttcgctttcatttctttCCCTATGATATGGATTTTGGCGAGGAAAGAGATGATCATGTTGATCACAACGTCGATGGTCATTTTGATGACGACGAAGATGACGATGACgacgatgatgaagatgatgatgatgacaacgaagaagatgatgacGACGACGAGGAAGATGATAACGacgaggatgatgatgatgataacgACGAAGATGATGATGGCGACGACGACGGTGGTAAAATTGTTCATTTAAGATAG